Proteins co-encoded in one Dehalococcoidales bacterium genomic window:
- the glp gene encoding gephyrin-like molybdotransferase Glp, with amino-acid sequence MARDNHEIDDGIGYAGYREAFDIIGSNVAPGRVEQLPLTLSVGRIAAADIIAAISYPTVDITLKDGFAVVSKDVDEASDRCPVRLRVTGSVFAGSKHDGAVKSGTAVKVCSGAPIPRGADAVVSGEFCEEVPPDTVLVRADAGKGRNILFAGGEVKEGNTIVRRGERLLPGFLGLAAAAGINKVSAYTRPRIAVVGVGDEVIAPGGNIQAGQLYASNLVTMEAWLTSFGIPCAASVVRDDAAAIKQELSKLLHHYDAILTSGGAWGSEKDLVIGCLDKLGWQELFHHVRMGPGKGIAFGLWEGTPVFCLPGGPASNEMAFLQLALPGILRMAGDNSHPLRTVSAELLEDVPGRHPAWTEFKDAVLTREDPGRYRVRLYKNRSRLQAIASANSLICVPEGTDSLHRGEIVPVQVLAPRLDEI; translated from the coding sequence ATGGCCAGAGATAACCATGAAATTGATGACGGTATAGGTTACGCCGGGTACCGGGAAGCCTTTGACATTATCGGGTCGAATGTAGCGCCGGGCAGGGTGGAACAGCTGCCGCTGACCTTAAGCGTGGGGAGGATAGCCGCCGCGGATATCATCGCGGCTATAAGCTATCCCACCGTTGATATCACGCTTAAAGACGGCTTCGCCGTTGTCTCTAAGGATGTGGACGAAGCTTCGGACCGCTGCCCGGTACGTTTGCGGGTAACCGGCTCGGTGTTCGCCGGGAGTAAACATGACGGCGCGGTAAAAAGCGGCACCGCCGTTAAGGTGTGTTCCGGCGCGCCGATACCGCGCGGCGCGGATGCCGTGGTCTCCGGCGAGTTTTGTGAAGAAGTCCCCCCGGATACGGTGCTGGTCAGGGCCGATGCCGGTAAAGGGCGCAATATACTTTTTGCCGGCGGGGAGGTAAAGGAAGGGAACACCATCGTCCGCCGCGGAGAGCGGCTTTTGCCCGGTTTCCTGGGGCTGGCGGCGGCGGCGGGCATCAATAAAGTCAGCGCTTATACCCGACCCCGCATCGCGGTGGTAGGGGTGGGGGATGAGGTCATCGCCCCCGGCGGAAATATCCAGGCCGGTCAGCTGTACGCCAGCAACCTGGTCACTATGGAAGCCTGGCTGACTTCTTTCGGGATTCCCTGCGCCGCTTCCGTGGTCCGGGACGATGCGGCCGCCATCAAGCAGGAGCTGTCAAAGCTTTTGCACCACTACGATGCTATTTTGACCAGCGGCGGGGCCTGGGGGAGTGAAAAAGACCTGGTCATCGGCTGTCTGGACAAGCTGGGCTGGCAGGAGCTTTTTCACCATGTGCGCATGGGGCCGGGCAAAGGTATCGCCTTCGGCCTCTGGGAGGGCACGCCCGTCTTTTGCCTCCCCGGCGGTCCGGCCAGCAATGAGATGGCCTTTTTACAGCTCGCCCTGCCCGGTATTCTACGCATGGCCGGGGATAACAGCCACCCGCTGCGGACGGTATCCGCCGAGCTTTTAGAGGATGTGCCGGGCCGTCACCCGGCCTGGACGGAATTTAAAGACGCGGTGCTTACCCGTGAAGATCCGGGCCGTTACCGCGTCCGTCTTTATAAAAACCGCAGCCGCTTGCAGGCCATCGCCAGCGCCAACAGCCTTATCTGCGTTCCGGAGGGCACGGACTCTCTGCACCGCGGGGAAATTGTGCCGGTGCAGGTCCTGGCGCCGCGGCTGGATGAAATCTAG
- a CDS encoding 2-hydroxymuconate tautomerase, with product MPLVTIKVIEGRTAEQKRGMAEDVTKAIVKNIGCPSSAVNIEIVEMKPQNFAMDGKLWCDTH from the coding sequence ATGCCGCTGGTAACGATTAAAGTCATCGAAGGCAGAACGGCCGAGCAGAAACGCGGCATGGCCGAAGACGTCACCAAAGCCATTGTGAAGAATATAGGCTGCCCGTCTTCCGCGGTCAATATAGAAATCGTGGAAATGAAGCCGCAGAACTTCGCCATGGACGGCAAACTGTGGTGCGATACCCATTAA
- a CDS encoding flavodoxin family protein, translated as MKVLGIMGSPRMGGNTDLLLDEALKGAASGGAETEKIAADRLKITPCKEIYHCLEDGTCPLRDDMTALYGKLLDAEAVIVASPIFFYTVSPQLLTLISRCQALWARKYVLKNLAIPTKRGAFIGVGATRGEKLFDGPRLTIKYFFQAINADYKEELLIRGVDKKAEIKDHPDHLAAAYELGKKLVSV; from the coding sequence TTGAAAGTACTGGGAATCATGGGCAGCCCGCGGATGGGCGGCAATACCGACCTGCTGCTGGATGAAGCCCTCAAGGGGGCGGCGAGCGGCGGGGCGGAGACGGAAAAAATAGCCGCCGACAGGCTGAAAATAACGCCATGTAAGGAAATCTACCACTGCCTGGAGGACGGCACCTGCCCGCTCCGCGACGATATGACCGCTTTATACGGCAAGCTGCTGGACGCGGAAGCCGTCATCGTGGCGTCACCCATATTTTTTTACACGGTGAGCCCGCAGCTTTTAACGCTTATCAGCCGCTGCCAGGCGCTGTGGGCGCGGAAATACGTGCTGAAAAACCTGGCTATACCCACGAAAAGAGGCGCGTTCATCGGGGTGGGGGCGACGCGGGGGGAAAAGCTTTTCGACGGGCCGAGACTGACGATTAAATACTTTTTCCAGGCAATCAACGCCGACTATAAAGAAGAGCTTTTAATCCGGGGCGTGGATAAAAAGGCGGAGATCAAGGACCATCCTGACCATCTGGCCGCCGCTTACGAACTGGGCAAGAAACTAGTCTCAGTTTAG
- a CDS encoding 4Fe-4S binding protein, whose translation MTARTLRKIVKIDEDKCNGCGACIISCAEGALKIVDGKAKLVSEKYCDGLGNCLSCPQGAITIEERPAEEFDGTAVEEHLQTEQTTAKPPRNCPSANVSQFTAPTSLKSAPETAARAPSRLRHWPVQLTLVSPTAPFLKDADVLLAADCVPFTYAGFHQDFLGENTALLVACPKLDNFPAHQAKLTEILEQSGLKSLTVVHMEVPCCSGLVHLAKQAILASGNVLSFREITISIRGERKADS comes from the coding sequence ATGACCGCCCGGACGCTGCGTAAAATAGTAAAAATTGACGAGGATAAATGCAACGGCTGCGGCGCCTGCATTATCTCCTGCGCTGAGGGCGCCCTGAAAATAGTGGACGGCAAGGCGAAGCTGGTCAGCGAAAAATACTGCGACGGCCTGGGCAACTGCCTTAGCTGCCCGCAGGGCGCTATCACTATCGAGGAGAGACCGGCCGAAGAGTTTGACGGAACCGCGGTGGAAGAGCATTTGCAGACTGAACAAACGACGGCAAAACCGCCCCGCAACTGTCCCTCGGCTAATGTCAGTCAATTTACAGCACCGACTTCACTTAAGTCCGCGCCTGAGACTGCTGCCCGTGCCCCATCACGACTCCGCCACTGGCCGGTGCAGCTTACTCTCGTTAGCCCCACCGCCCCCTTCCTGAAAGATGCGGACGTGCTGCTGGCGGCGGACTGCGTGCCTTTTACCTATGCCGGTTTCCACCAGGACTTCCTGGGAGAAAACACCGCGCTCCTGGTGGCCTGCCCCAAGCTGGATAACTTCCCGGCGCACCAGGCCAAACTAACGGAAATACTCGAGCAGTCCGGCCTGAAAAGCCTGACCGTGGTTCATATGGAAGTACCCTGCTGCTCCGGGCTGGTACACCTGGCCAAGCAGGCCATTCTCGCCAGCGGCAACGTGTTGTCGTTCCGGGAAATTACCATCAGCATCCGCGGGGAGCGGAAGGCAGATAGCTGA
- a CDS encoding mandelate racemase/muconate lactonizing enzyme family protein, whose translation MKITRIECIPVSIPFAKPIVMSGGPAKQADAVVLKIHTDEGVTGIAETGDTSLWYMGESQDSILYNITHIYGPQILLGEDPFNIETIVAKMDKAARANNQSKAVVDYALHDLMGKALGVPVYKLLGGLSNEKIALAFVMSSGSAEAVGAEGKALVKAGFKGLKLKVGARTPDEDIEMVGALREAVGNKIKVMIDANGGWLYHQALYVLKRIAKYDIFVAEQPVPWWDVDGLARLRRKVDVPIFPDESAAELNDLIKIIEKDAADGLFLKVPKAGGILKSRKWVAIAQAANLPVMCGCMINSGLGSAAEAHFLAATAWMGKIEQEAIGPLNLFNVYDTVSAPLPNDLAIKPPRYENGFLYAPDGPGLGVELNEASVKKFATPGKSPVVLGK comes from the coding sequence ATGAAAATCACCAGAATAGAATGCATTCCCGTTTCCATCCCCTTCGCCAAGCCTATCGTCATGTCCGGCGGGCCGGCCAAGCAGGCGGACGCCGTGGTACTGAAAATACACACGGATGAGGGCGTCACCGGGATAGCGGAGACCGGGGACACCTCGCTGTGGTACATGGGGGAAAGCCAGGACTCCATCCTGTACAATATTACGCACATCTACGGGCCGCAGATACTGCTGGGGGAGGACCCGTTCAATATCGAGACTATCGTGGCGAAGATGGACAAAGCCGCCCGCGCCAATAACCAGTCGAAAGCGGTCGTCGATTACGCTTTGCACGACCTGATGGGCAAGGCGCTGGGCGTACCCGTCTACAAGCTGCTGGGCGGGCTCTCCAACGAAAAGATAGCGCTGGCTTTCGTGATGTCCTCCGGCTCGGCGGAGGCGGTGGGGGCAGAAGGCAAGGCGCTGGTGAAAGCCGGTTTCAAGGGACTGAAGCTCAAGGTAGGCGCCCGCACGCCGGACGAGGACATCGAGATGGTGGGCGCATTAAGGGAGGCGGTGGGGAATAAAATAAAGGTGATGATCGACGCCAACGGCGGCTGGCTGTACCACCAGGCGCTGTACGTCTTGAAGCGGATAGCCAAGTACGATATTTTCGTGGCCGAGCAGCCGGTGCCGTGGTGGGACGTAGACGGCCTGGCGCGGCTGCGCCGCAAGGTGGATGTGCCTATCTTCCCGGACGAGTCCGCCGCCGAGCTGAACGACCTGATTAAAATAATAGAAAAGGACGCCGCGGACGGGCTATTCCTGAAAGTGCCCAAGGCCGGCGGCATTCTGAAATCCAGAAAGTGGGTGGCGATAGCCCAGGCGGCCAACCTGCCGGTAATGTGCGGCTGCATGATAAACTCCGGGCTGGGCTCGGCGGCGGAAGCGCATTTCCTGGCGGCCACGGCCTGGATGGGCAAGATAGAGCAGGAAGCAATCGGCCCGCTGAACCTCTTCAACGTGTACGACACGGTGAGCGCGCCGCTGCCGAACGACCTCGCGATAAAGCCCCCGCGGTATGAAAACGGCTTTCTGTACGCGCCGGACGGCCCGGGCCTGGGCGTGGAACTGAACGAGGCGTCGGTTAAAAAGTTCGCCACGCCCGGAAAAAGCCCGGTGGTTTTAGGCAAATAA